A segment of the Serratia fonticola genome:
TGGCATTCGCAATGCTGCCCTTTTTCATTAGTGCCAATCCACCAACGTAACGGCAACGGATACCTGTCAGTGGAAAGGCTTTTTTCTGGCTTGAAAATTGGTTATGCATGGTCAACCCCTAGGCGTTTCGCCATCCAGCGTTGTGATAACCGCACCAGTTCGGCCTTGCGTTGCTGATAGTCCTGCCCTAACTCAATCAGCGTTATGTTGGTGCTTTCTAGATAGGTGAGGTGATCCAGTTGCTCCGCGCTCATACTGTCGCGTGGGTCGCCTTCAATGCCGCTTACCTGCGCCCACTGCTTGGCCGTAAGACCACCCAGCACAATCTTGGCGATCATGTTGCTTTCGTTGTTGTAGTGGTGCTGTAGCGTCTGCTTGCCCTGTTCGGCGCGGGCAGAATCCAGCGCGGCGCACATTGGCTTAAACAGGTTAGCGGCACCGATGCGGGCTTTAAGTTGACGGCGGAACCGGGCGGCCACTTCTGGCGCACTGAGCTGTAATGCTTCCTCGCACTGAATGAAGTAACGTCGAACGGCGCGGCCTTTCTCGTTACGCTCCACCATCGCCAGCTCTTTAGCCATACCCAGGGATAAGCCGTAATCCTTACTGCGACGATCTCCCCCGCGCTTAGATACCCACCCGCTTTTCTGTTGGTCAATATCTGCGCTTTGATTCCTGTAATTTGAGGAATCAAAAATTACATAGTCAGTGCCAAGCACGAAGCCATATTCATCAATTCGGAGTTTTAACCAGGTGGAGAAGTCATTGCCCACGCCTAGCGTTTTATGCAACGCCTTGGCGCTCACAATGTTGCTTTCACGCCCGCTAATTTGGCCAGAAATTACCGGCACCAAGGCGGAAAAATCATTGCCGTTAATACCGCTACGGCTTTCCTTAGGGTGAGTTTGGCCCCGGCCAGTGTTGGCCGTTTTTTCAATTTCCATTGATTATCCCTCGTTAAAGCTTTTGATTGCTGCCGATAAGCATTGAGTACAACTCACCTAAATAGTTGGCAATAGCGAACACCCGAAATTCTTTATCAGGTGATATTTTTGCGCGATTCAGCAATACGTTGATTGACCCATTCGTCAATCTCGCTTTCAACAAAGGCAATGGCTCGAGATCCGATCTTTACGGACGTAGGGAATTTCCCCTGGGACATGAGGCGATAGATCCAGGCTTTGCTGT
Coding sequences within it:
- a CDS encoding antA/AntB antirepressor family protein; its protein translation is MEIEKTANTGRGQTHPKESRSGINGNDFSALVPVISGQISGRESNIVSAKALHKTLGVGNDFSTWLKLRIDEYGFVLGTDYVIFDSSNYRNQSADIDQQKSGWVSKRGGDRRSKDYGLSLGMAKELAMVERNEKGRAVRRYFIQCEEALQLSAPEVAARFRRQLKARIGAANLFKPMCAALDSARAEQGKQTLQHHYNNESNMIAKIVLGGLTAKQWAQVSGIEGDPRDSMSAEQLDHLTYLESTNITLIELGQDYQQRKAELVRLSQRWMAKRLGVDHA
- a CDS encoding AlpA family transcriptional regulator encodes the protein MTQIAQSFIRLPDVQRRTGYSKAWIYRLMSQGKFPTSVKIGSRAIAFVESEIDEWVNQRIAESRKNIT